The sequence gaggggctgtccagccaggaaaggtttaaccaggccacctacccaggagtggcggcaacttacgcacgagcaaccccataaccattagagagggtatggagttttctgaccaccaagctgtctgaaggcaatcctggtCTCAGGGAAGAATTAAGCTGGCGCTCTAAGTTGCAGCCAGTCTCAGAGGTGTTCTGAGAAATGTGGGCAGGACTTCTGAAAAAGTACACCTCATCTTATCTGCCTCCCTGTAGCATTGCACCTCTCCTGTGGGACTTGCCCTGCCTGAGTAAGAATACGGAAGAGCCTTTTCCGATCTATTAAATATATAGAGTTACCATACTTAATTCCACATTTCAAGTTTCATTACCAATGACCTGCCaattattttaactgtttacaattatttttttaaataaattcagtatttactccagtcttaAGAAATGATTAAAGTTAAACTGTATAACATCTTGTAAAACCGataaaaatgttaataataataataataataataataataataataatagaataaagaAGAGCCATAGATACCAAAAGGCTGGCATGCTAACCATATTTTTACAAGGAATTATTGCTTTTCTGCAGACCTGTCATAAAACCCATGCAGAAACCTTTGCAGATAATAATTTAGCAATCCTAAATGGCCATTTCCCACACCAGATACATGCATCCGACTTCAGAACTGGCCAGGGCTTCCTGGCCACTTGTTTTCCGCCTGTACTCggagcaacaataataataaaagtccAACTGTTAATGCAGGTTTTTTCTAATCACTTAGAATCGTCCCTTAAGGTGTCCGTGGCCTTAATACAGTGCTTTGAGTCTTCTGTAACTCCATGCAAGCTTGCAATGTGGCGACGGCTGAAGAATTCTGAATTCTGGGAAACACCCATTTTGTTTTGAAGAATAGCTCAAGTCTTAAGCTCGTGGTTTTGGAGagcaatattaatattaataatatcataatttattatttgtaccccgcccatctggctgggtttccccagccactctgggcagcttcccgcaaagattaagaatacattaaaatgtcacacattaaaaacttcccttcaggtgtcttctaattgttaggtagttgtttatctctttgacatctgatgggagggccttccacagggcaggtgccactactgagaaggctctctgcctggttccctgtagctttgcttcttgcaatgagggaactgccagaaggattTACAAAGCTTTACAATGCATGGAATATATCTTGTGAAATCTCCAGAAGCCAGAGACAGGGACCTGATGAAAGGGAGCATCCATCTCCTCTAGAGAGGGCAGATCATGACCCACCTGTTTGGCAAGACGTAAGTGGGGGCCCTGATAAGGCTGCTAAGCAGCGGCTACGGGATACAGGAGAAAATGCATGGTGTTACTCAGAAAGAACAACTACTGCACCAGTCCACTTGCTCTTCTACTTCTAACTAATTAACTAAATTCAAATGGCTCGATTACATTTCTGCCTAGACTTGCTGAAATAAGCGAAAAATTACAATGTAAGTAGAAAACAAGATAATCCtctgaaataatttattatttatacttcacccatctggctgggtttccccagccactctgggcggctcacaacagaatattaaaaatacgataaaacatcaaacgttaaaaacttcccttaaatAGGGCTGTGTTAGTCAGAtaggtgtttatttccttgacatctgatgggagggtgttcccatCCCACCAGGGTGCCTGTGAATATGAAATAGTATAAAACACTTTGACAAATCTAAAACGATATTACACAAAATAGGATGGTGCAACAGATAGTTCTGATAGAACTCAGTGTGTAGAGACTATATGTTATACAGGAGCATAGATCGCCCTCTGCCTGCAAAGCCTGTTCCAGAAGCTTGTCTCAGGAGACAGCCACACATGGGATTTGATGAATAAATTGTATATGTTGCTTTTTCTTGCCGAAAGCAACACAGTCGGCAAAGAGATCCCTCAGCATTGTTTCTCACCTGGTCACAGGGAAAAATTAACTTGGTGCTCGAAGTTGCAGCCAGTCTCCAGAGGTGTTCTGAGAAATGTGGGCAGGACTCCAGAAAAAAGTGCATCTGGTTTTATCTGCCTCCCTGTAGCATTGCACCCCTCCTGTGGGACTTGCCCTGCCTGAGTAAGAATAAGGAAGAGCCTTTACCCATCTATTAAATATCTAGAGTTACCATACTTAATTCCACATTTCAAGTGTCATTACCAATGACCTGCCaattattttaactgtttacaattatttttttaaataaattcagtatttactccagtcttttcagaaatggttaaagttaaaatgtataaaatcttGTAAAACCGATaaaaatgtttaataataataataataataataataataataataatagaataaagtAGAGCCATAGATACCTAAAGGCTGGCATGCTAACCATATTTTTACAAGGAATTACTGCTTTTCTCCAGACCTGTCATAAAACCCATGCAGAAACCTTTGCAGATAATAATTTAGCAATCCTAAATGGCCATTTCCCACACCAGATACATGCATCCGACTTCAGAACTGCCCGGGGCTTCCTGGCCACTTGTTTTCCGCCTGTACTCggagcaacaataataataaaagtccGCCTGTTAAAGCAGTGTATCTTACTAACTGAATGCAGAATTTCTCTAATCACTTAGAATCGTCCCTTAAGGTGTCCATGGCCTTAATACAGCGCTTTGAGTCTTCTGTAACTCCATGCAAGCTTGCAATGTGGCGACGGCTGAAGAATTCTGAATTCTGGGAAACACCCATTTTGTTTTGAAGAATAGCTCAAGTCTTAAGCTCGTGGTTTTGGAGagcaatattaatattaataatatcataatttattatttgtactccgcccgtctggctgggtttccccagccactctgggcggctcacaacagaatattaaaaatacgataaaacatcaaaccttaaaaacctCCCTTAAATAGGGCTGTGTTAGTCAGAtaggtgtttatttccttgacatctgatgggagggtgttcccatCCCATCAGGGTGCCTGTGAATATGAAATAGTATAAAACACTTTGACAAATCTAAAACGATATTACACAAAGTAGGATGGTGCAACAGATGGTTCTGATAGAACTCAGTGTGTAGAGACTATATGTTATACAGGAGCATAGATCGCCCTCTGCCTGCAAAGCCTGTTCCAGAAGCTTGTCTCAGGAGACAGCCACACATGGGATTTGATGAATAAATTTTATATGTTGCTTTTTCTTGCTGAAGGCAACTCAAAGCAATTTTCAGCCAAACAAACATGTATGAGTTTTGTTCTGGTCCACAGTCAAAGTGTGTGTGAAACAAGGAAGGTGGGAAGGTGAGTCTGGCATGTGTTTGGATCATGATCTGCTCTAGTTGCAAGGACAAAGTTGCGCAGAAATTTTCTAATGTGTGTAAGCACAAGCTGCCAGTAAGCAAAACAAGTGCTAGACAAATTGATTTTAAAACGGCAAACTGGTTTTACAAACTTGCGAAACTCTTATTGGAACTTTTGCAATTCCCCACTATATTTGAGGAAGTGATCTGGGTGCTTGTTCAGCTTCAACTAATGCTTACAAGTTGTACCATATTTTGCACACCGTGTTTCGCACAGATCAGCAGGATGACTCATAAAACGAAGGGATGCTGCTGACCTGTGTTTCAGAAAATTATCTTGTTTTCTGCTTACTCCgtattttttttgtttacttCAACAAGTCTACACAGAAATGTAATCGAGTCATTTccatttaattaaaattaaaattaatttaaatccaattaattaatttaaatttcgccaatgaaaataggggcaccgTACCTGGAGGGGTGCACTGCTACATGGAGGCAGATATAAAAAGCTTTACTACTTTCCTGAGTCCTGCCCACATTTCTCAGTATACCCCTGGAGCCTGGCTGCAACTTAGCAATGCTGCGGGATCTCTttgctgactctctctctctctctctctctctctctctctctctctctctgtgtgtgtgtgtgtgtgtgtgtgtgtgtgtgcatctgtgtgtgtTTGAGGGCATGAGAGAGAGGGTAAAACACGTGCAAGAAGCAAGACTAGTTGTACCGTGTGTGGAACACCCTGTTCCCTACAGGTGAGCAGGATGACTCTCCTGATATGCATCTCACATAAAATGAAGTGATGGCGCTGACCTGTGTTTCAGAGGATTATCATGTTTTCTGCTTAcattgtaattttttgtttatttcaacaAGTCTAGTAATTGAGTCATTTGAATTTAGTTAAttagttaaaagtagaagagcAAGTGGACTGGTGCTGTAGTTGTTCTTTCTGAGTAACACCATGCATGTACTCCTGTATCCTCTTGCCGCTGCTTAGCAGCCTTATCAGGGCCCTCACTTACGTCTTGCCAAACAGGTGGGTCATGATCTACCCTCTCTAGAGGAGATGGATGCTCCCTTTCACCAGGTCCCTGTCTATGGCTTCTGGAGATATCACTAAATATATTCCATGCATTGTGAAGCTTCAGTCTCCAAAAACCACAAGCTTAAGACTTGAgctatttttcaaaacaaaatgggTGTTTCCCAGAATTCAGAATTCTTCAGCCGTCGCCACATTGCAAGCTTGCATGGAATTCCCGAAGACTCAAAGCGCTGTATTAAGGCCATGGACACCTTAAGGGACGATTCTAAGTGATTAGAGAAATCCTGCATTCAGTTAGTAAGATGCACTGCTTTAAGAGGTGGACTTTTATTATTCTTGTTGCTTCAAGTGCAGGCAGAAAACAAGTGGGCAGGAAGCCCCGGGCAGTTCTGAAGTCGGATGCATGTATCTGGTGTGGGAAATGGCCATTTAGGATTGCTAAATTATTATCTGCAAAGGTTTCTGCATGGGTTTTATGACAGGTCTGCAGAAAAGCAATAATTCCTTGTAAAAATATGGTTAGCATGCCAGCCTTTTGGTATCTATGGCTCAtctttattctattattattattattattattgtcagaggctcaggagcagaagagcaggggagagagcaaatagagagcggaggagaggaatcagaggggagcgtaggggaatatgacagtggcccgagagattccatgagcttctccagcgaatcagaagattcccaggagggggcgcctatggtaatggtgaggggggtcccaggggggacgctccattaacaagggaccagaggggactcccaagggagtagcggaggatcaggaccagttcccccaccagagcacagtgggagggaagagtcacatgagtcaggaccagcttctcctccagcggggagagaagatgagtcaggggtaaccacgcccccatcgggaagtggggaaacggagggaaggccaggtccagctagcctccccgaaagagggagcagtgacacaagtgtaacggtcagaaggaaagtgggaggctgcgcgcgcgcgccaagttcaaatgtggaggagcgcgggacagcagaaaacccggattgggagccaggtcctaaagcccgaaggagggggggagaagagtcaggggattcagcgtcagaggaatctaggagggctgaaactccgactagcaggaggacccagagaaagaaggaacagaggaagaggtggagtaaggctagaatcttaagctggtgtcaggggggaggagattcagatgggacttctacggtctaaggcatagacgtagcgttgcgcactgtgcgtctggaaatgaaactgaacttcaataaagacttttttacttgaggaagaagcagcgttggtcttgtgtgagctgggaccttgggcagcgctgacaattattattaaacatttttATCGGTTTTACAAGATTTTATACAGTTTAACTTTAATCATTTCTtaagactggagtaaatactgaatttatttaaaaaaataattgtaaacagttaaaataattGGCAGGTCATTGGTAATGAAACTTGAAATGTGGAATTAAGTACGGTAACTCTAGATATTTAATAGATCGGAAAAGGCTCTTCCTTATTCTTACTCACGCAGGGCAAGTCCCACAGGAGAGGTGCAATGCTACAGGGAGGCAGATAAGACGAGGTGTACTTTTTCAGGAGTCCTGCCTACATTTCTCAGAACACCTCTGAGACTGGCTGCAAGTTAGAGCGCCAGCTTAATTCTTCCCTGAGaccaggattgccttcagacagcttggtgGTCAggtaacttcataccctccaacatttctccaatgaaaatagggccgTCCTACCAGGAGGGGTGCACTGCTACATAGAGGCAGATAAAAACAGATGTACTTTTTTCTGGAGTCCTGCCCACATTTCTCAGAACACCTCTGGAGACTGGCTGCAACTTCAAGCACCAAGTTAATTTTTCCCTGTGACCAGGTGAGAAACAATGCTGAGGGATCTCTTtgctgactgtgtgtgtgtgtgtgtgtgtgtgtctgtgtgtatggggggggggggcaaaacacATGCAAGAAGCAAGACTAGGTGGTGGAGAGATGGAACAGTGGAGGGGATGGAGAAGCAAAggtccctcccctctccccaccacgAGCAACAGAACATGGGAAAGTTGGATTCTTTGCTGGGAACTGGATGGACAGATAGAATAGAACCAGATATCAAGGTGCTATGAAGCAAACAAACATTTGTGGATTAGGCAGCAGTTCCTACAGAAAAAGAGAGGATCTCTTCATTTATTTCCAGGAGCTGCCAACATCACAAAAGTGGAAATGACTGttatggagaaagaaaaagaaatgggaaatGATTGCTAACAGAACAATGACAGTGTTATATCCTGGGATAACCATAAAGGGTATCTGGCTCCTTATAAGTCCTCCATTGCTTCAGTGACCAAAGAAGAGGACTTTAACTTAGATGGACATCTAGGAAATTGTGACTCCTGGGAATTGAACTGTGTTGCCATATACCTGAATGTGGTCAAAAGTGGCAGAATACTATCTTAAGAACAAAGAAGTGAGAAGACAGGAGGCCTCCCTTCTTCGCATTTACAGTTAGGAATGTCTTTGGTtatgcaaatacatttaaaaaaaaatagaccgAAAGACTAATTTCAAGTAATTAGCAACAATTAATTTAGAGACAAAGTTGATGTAAAAATGCACAAATTTCCAGAAACAAGGTTAGACTACATAAGTGAAGAAAAGGATTTGCATAGTGCAAAGGCTGGCTTTACTTGAAGTATCCTTCTAGGCATTTGTGTAGTGGCTTTTAGGCTTATAAATTTAAAATTGAACTTGATATATATTATGGACATGTATAGCATAAAGGGTCACATTGCCATCTATGTCACTGCTGATGTACAACAGTGGTTGTGTTCTGCATGTTGATCTTACCTGTCTTTTCATCCTACTTGGCTCTTCCTTTAGGTGTTCCTATTATGCAGGTATGGCTCTCTCACAAAGATGTTCCTTCAGCCAACCTGTCCTCTTATTCTTCCTCTGCTTCTTTGGCCTCCTGTCCCTCTCTACATTCTTGTACTTGTCTGAAAAAATACCATATCAGCAGTGGAGGATCAGCTTCAAGAATGCACCCAGTTTCCCAGGGATGGGACCTCCTTCTTGCCTAACGGCCACCACCACTTCTTCTCGGTCATACTATAACACCACTTCTTCCAGGTCATCCTCTAAGACAATGGATAGTGGTATATGGACAGTGAACTCCATTGGCCGTTTGGGAAACCAGATGGGGGAATATGCCACCCTCTATTCCTTAGCCAAGATGAATGGACATCAAGCCTGTATTTATCCTGCCATGCACCAGTACCTCTCACCAATATTCCGGATCACTTTGCCTGTGATCAATGCTGAATTGGACAAAAAGATCCACTGGAAGGACTTTGGTCTGCATGACTGGATGTCAGAGAGTTATAAACACATCAAAGGCAAGTACGTCCGGCTGACGGGCTTCCCATGTTCTTACACCTTTTATCACCATATCCGCCAAGAGATACTTCAGCAGTTCTCCTTCCATGACCACATCAAGGAAGAAGCCAATCAATATCTTCAGAAGCTAAGAGGGCAGCGCCAGGAGGTGACATATGTTGGAGTGCATGTCCGCAGAGGGGATTATGTCTATGAGATGCCCAAGATCTGGAAAGCTGTGGTGGCTGACAGAGGCtatttggagaaagccatgaACTATTTCAGAGAGAAGTACCCCAATCCCATCTTTGTGGTGACCAGCAATGGGATGGAGTGGTGCAAGAAAAACATCAATGCCTCCAGAGGGGATGTGTATTTTTCTGGGGATGGGCGCGAGTCCTCTCCAGGGAGGGATTTTGCTCTCCTTGCTCATTGCAACCACACAATAATGACAATTGGCACTTTTGGCTTCTGGGCTGGCTACCTGGCTGGTGGGGAGACTGTCTACTTGGCCAACTACACCCTCCCAGACTCTCCCTTCCTTAAGTTCTTCAAGCCCTCGGCAGCCTTTTTGCCTGAATGGATTGGAATCCCAGCGGACCTTTCCAATCTGCTGTCCAGAAGACAGAAACTTGAGGAGACAGTTGTTGAATCATGtctaatgttaataataataatagtaataataataatagtaataaaataataataataatttattatttataacctgcccatctggctaagtttccccagcccctctgggtggctgTTGGAAGGACTTGTCTGGGCACTGATTCCACAAAGCATGTATGTGAGAGTGGTCACCAGCACTCCTGACAGGGGGCTCAAAGACCTAGCTTGTTCAAACACATTGATTCCTGTTTTAGACCTTACTTTGCAGTAAGGTGCAGAGGTTGGGACATAACCATATTCTGGGCCCTTCCACCACCAAGCACTTAGCAGCAATATGTACACAGGCcttatttcccccctcactgGTTTCACTGTAGAACTTTTTCTTGCCCCCCTATTccagatgtagatcttcactcaccccttcttccaggTAATTTTCCAGGTATTTTTGAGGCAGTGATTTGTGGGCTTGTTGAGCTTCAACTAATGCACACATGTCCTTACAAGTTGTATTATGTTTCGCACACCCTGTTCCCTACAGGTGAGCAGGATGACTCTCCTGGTATGCATTTCACATAAAATGAAGTGATGGCGCTGACCTGTGTTTCAGAGGATTATCATGTTTTCTGCTTAcattgtaattttttgtttatttcaacaAGTCTAGTAATTGAGTCATTTGAATTTAGTTAATTAGTTAGAAGTAGAAGAGCAAGTGGACTGGTGCAGTAGTTGTTCTTTCTGAGT comes from Podarcis raffonei isolate rPodRaf1 chromosome 13, rPodRaf1.pri, whole genome shotgun sequence and encodes:
- the LOC128398893 gene encoding galactoside alpha-(1,2)-fucosyltransferase 2-like, whose product is MSLLMYNSGCVLHVDLTCLFILLGSSFRCSYYAGMALSQRCSFSQPVLLFFLCFFGLLSLSTFLYLSEKIPYQQWRISFKNAPSFPGMGPPSCLTATTTSSRSYYNTTSSRSSSKTMDSGIWTVNSIGRLGNQMGEYATLYSLAKMNGHQACIYPAMHQYLSPIFRITLPVINAELDKKIHWKDFGLHDWMSESYKHIKGKYVRLTGFPCSYTFYHHIRQEILQQFSFHDHIKEEANQYLQKLRGQRQEVTYVGVHVRRGDYVYEMPKIWKAVVADRGYLEKAMNYFREKYPNPIFVVTSNGMEWCKKNINASRGDVYFSGDGRESSPGRDFALLAHCNHTIMTIGTFGFWAGYLAGGETVYLANYTLPDSPFLKFFKPSAAFLPEWIGIPADLSNLLSRRQKLEETM